The following are encoded together in the Rhizobium tumorigenes genome:
- a CDS encoding Flp family type IVb pilin, whose translation MTKLFARFLKDESGATAIEYGLIAALISVALIAGATTLGGALNNQFATIATKIHCTAGANVAC comes from the coding sequence ATGACCAAGCTTTTCGCGCGTTTCTTGAAAGACGAATCCGGTGCGACTGCAATTGAATACGGCTTGATCGCTGCTCTGATCTCCGTAGCCCTGATCGCCGGCGCAACCACCCTCGGCGGTGCCTTGAACAACCAGTTCGCCACCATTGCAACGAAGATCCATTGCACTGCCGGCGCCAACGTCGCTTGCTGA
- a CDS encoding tetratricopeptide repeat protein, translating into MTASAPSFLTIRKLQAGIALLAALLLAGCATTTDKTTTGSIPKMSKSADDMSPGELSGSTAALGKAYDANPRNPIVGVNYANALRASGRNAQSLAVMQQVAIANPSDRGVLAAYGKAQAAAGQLNEALATIERAQTPDRPDWRLVSAQGAILDQLGRATEARGKYRDALDLQPNEPSILSNLGMSYVLTGDLKTAETYLRSAVAQPTADSRVRQNLALVVGLQGRFPEAEQIARSELTQQQANANVNYLRTMLAQQNSWQKLASKDGAPRTVN; encoded by the coding sequence ATGACCGCTTCGGCACCCTCATTTTTGACCATCCGCAAGCTTCAGGCCGGTATCGCCCTGCTGGCAGCGCTCCTGCTCGCCGGCTGCGCGACGACGACGGACAAGACAACGACGGGCTCAATCCCGAAGATGTCGAAGTCTGCCGACGACATGAGCCCTGGCGAGCTTTCAGGCAGCACGGCAGCGCTCGGCAAGGCCTACGACGCAAACCCGAGGAACCCCATTGTCGGCGTCAACTACGCCAATGCGTTGCGTGCCAGCGGTCGCAATGCCCAATCCCTCGCCGTCATGCAGCAGGTGGCAATCGCCAATCCCAGCGACCGCGGCGTGCTGGCTGCCTACGGCAAAGCACAGGCAGCGGCAGGGCAATTGAACGAGGCGCTCGCCACCATCGAGCGCGCCCAGACACCCGACCGACCAGACTGGCGGCTGGTCTCAGCGCAGGGCGCTATCCTCGATCAGCTTGGCCGCGCCACCGAAGCCAGGGGCAAATATCGCGATGCATTGGACCTGCAACCGAACGAGCCCTCGATCCTATCCAATCTCGGCATGTCCTATGTCCTGACCGGAGACCTGAAGACGGCCGAGACCTATCTGCGCTCAGCGGTCGCCCAGCCGACTGCCGACAGTCGCGTCCGACAAAACCTCGCGCTTGTCGTCGGCCTCCAGGGGCGCTTTCCCGAGGCCGAGCAGATCGCCCGGTCGGAACTGACGCAGCAGCAGGCCAATGCCAACGTCAATTACCTGCGCACCATGCTCGCCCAGCAGAACTCCTGGCAGAAGCTCGCCAGCAAGGACGGCGCCCCCAGAACCGTCAACTGA
- a CDS encoding type II secretion system F family protein produces MFGIDSTVLLIVLLAAVSAAALSYSVLFSRMETDKKTAGRVSRVKSSESDVNKISAARDRVQELSKRRKSVQDSLKDLEKRNLEKSKKSQSLKARLAQTGLPITIGRFYLFSALFALVVMLAAFILGAPLAIVLGLPFTAGVGLPRWIIGFLVKRRQNKFLNEFPNALDVITRSLRSGLPLNDAIRLVSADAREPVKTEFRQLVEAQQVGLSMADACARMAVGLPLQEVNFFAIVIAIQSQSGGNLSEALGNLARVLRERKKMKAKVQALSMEAKASACIIGALPFIVATLVYLTSPQYIMVLFTDPRGHLILIGAGIWMSVGIFFMRQMINFDI; encoded by the coding sequence ATGTTCGGTATTGATTCCACCGTCCTCCTCATCGTGCTGCTTGCAGCCGTGTCGGCGGCTGCGCTGAGCTATAGCGTCCTGTTTTCGCGGATGGAAACCGACAAGAAGACGGCGGGTCGCGTCAGTCGCGTCAAGTCTTCAGAGAGCGACGTGAACAAGATCAGCGCGGCGCGTGATCGCGTCCAGGAGCTGTCGAAGCGCCGCAAGTCAGTGCAGGATTCGCTGAAAGACCTCGAAAAGAGAAATCTGGAAAAAAGCAAGAAATCACAGTCCCTAAAAGCCCGACTGGCTCAAACAGGCCTGCCGATCACCATCGGTCGCTTCTATTTGTTCAGCGCTCTTTTTGCTCTTGTCGTCATGCTTGCCGCCTTCATCCTGGGCGCCCCGCTGGCGATCGTGCTGGGATTGCCGTTTACCGCCGGTGTCGGGCTGCCCAGGTGGATCATCGGCTTTCTCGTCAAGCGCCGGCAGAACAAGTTCCTCAACGAGTTTCCCAATGCGCTCGATGTGATCACCCGCTCGCTACGTTCCGGCCTGCCGCTCAACGACGCGATCCGTCTTGTGTCAGCCGATGCGCGCGAGCCGGTGAAGACGGAGTTTCGCCAATTGGTGGAGGCCCAGCAGGTCGGTCTCAGCATGGCGGATGCCTGCGCCCGCATGGCTGTCGGACTGCCGCTGCAGGAGGTCAACTTCTTCGCCATTGTGATTGCAATCCAGTCGCAGTCCGGCGGCAACCTTTCGGAAGCGCTCGGAAATCTTGCTCGTGTTCTTCGAGAACGCAAGAAGATGAAGGCCAAGGTGCAGGCCCTATCCATGGAAGCCAAGGCATCCGCCTGTATCATCGGCGCCCTGCCGTTTATCGTCGCGACGCTCGTCTACCTGACGTCGCCGCAGTACATAATGGTCCTGTTCACTGATCCGCGTGGCCATCTTATCCTGATCGGCGCTGGAATTTGGATGAGTGTGGGGATTTTCTTCATGCGCCAAATGATCAATTTCGATATCTGA
- a CDS encoding CpaD family pilus assembly protein, with protein MTIRQSTNAERDVAMSRTRLHVLNASRLRVASAALLVAILAGCANHDDMTTGSVHDDYRQRHPIVLTQAEHNVDIPVAASDRRLTQGTRDMIRGFAQDYKAHATGTVEIMTPQGAMNSQAIADVRHQVRQELVASGIPSRRIADSFYPAGGAGDAAPIRLHFMATTAVTNACGQWPEDLADKPFDNQNYYNFGCASQSNLAAQVANPTDLVAPRAQTPIDAEQRGKVIDSYRSGSTPTSSSSIGGFSGSGG; from the coding sequence ATGACGATCCGCCAGTCAACCAACGCCGAGAGAGATGTCGCCATGTCCCGCACCCGACTGCATGTTCTGAACGCAAGCCGCCTGAGGGTGGCGTCCGCGGCACTGCTGGTCGCCATCCTCGCCGGCTGCGCCAACCATGACGACATGACGACCGGCTCTGTCCACGACGATTACCGCCAACGTCATCCCATCGTCCTGACCCAGGCCGAACATAATGTCGACATTCCGGTTGCCGCTAGCGATCGGCGCCTCACCCAGGGCACGCGGGATATGATCCGCGGCTTCGCTCAGGACTACAAAGCCCATGCTACCGGCACTGTCGAGATCATGACGCCGCAGGGCGCAATGAACAGTCAGGCGATTGCCGACGTGCGCCATCAGGTTCGCCAGGAACTGGTGGCCAGCGGCATCCCGTCCCGGCGCATCGCTGATAGCTTCTATCCTGCCGGAGGAGCAGGCGACGCGGCGCCGATCCGGCTGCATTTCATGGCCACCACAGCGGTTACGAACGCCTGCGGGCAGTGGCCTGAGGACCTGGCGGACAAACCGTTCGACAACCAGAATTACTACAATTTCGGCTGTGCGTCTCAAAGCAACCTGGCGGCACAGGTAGCCAACCCTACCGATCTCGTTGCGCCGAGGGCGCAGACACCTATCGATGCGGAACAGCGCGGCAAGGTGATCGACAGCTATCGCAGCGGCTCCACCCCGACGAGTTCGTCGTCGATAGGCGGCTTCAGTGGTAGCGGCGGATGA
- a CDS encoding AAA family ATPase, which yields MSAIDYDIQMEKVDGASPRTGDLESMRPLPRISVHAFCESESLQQLMERFGNDRRMAKVSLRITSGGAAAAANMFSSAPTPNLIIIETRSPPASILTDLAPVAAVCDPSTKVVIVGYHNDITLYRELMRNGISEYMVQPVSMSDLMAAMSTIFIDPDAEPIGRSIAFIGAKGGVGASTIAHNCAFGISNLFSTETILADLDLPFGTANIDFDQDPAQGIAEAVFAPDRLDEVFLDRLLTKCSTHLSLLAAPSMLDRAYDFEGHAFQPVLDVLQRSAPVTVLDMPHMWSEWTRAVLSSVDDVVICAMPDLANLRNAKNMLDALRKMRPNDKVPHLILNQVGMPKRPEIGISEFCEPLEVDPIAIIPFDVALFGNAANSGRMISEVDAKSPIAETFSQISHIVTGRIAMKKSRKGGLMGLLTRK from the coding sequence ATGAGCGCGATCGATTACGATATCCAGATGGAGAAGGTGGATGGGGCCAGTCCCCGCACCGGCGATCTCGAGAGCATGCGTCCTCTTCCGCGCATCTCCGTGCACGCGTTTTGCGAGAGCGAATCGCTGCAGCAGCTGATGGAGCGTTTTGGCAACGACCGGCGCATGGCAAAGGTCAGCCTGCGTATCACCAGCGGCGGCGCTGCGGCTGCGGCGAACATGTTTTCCAGCGCCCCGACGCCGAACCTGATCATTATCGAGACCCGCTCTCCGCCGGCATCCATCCTGACCGATCTCGCCCCGGTTGCTGCCGTCTGCGACCCCAGCACCAAGGTCGTCATCGTCGGCTACCACAACGACATCACGCTCTATCGCGAACTGATGCGCAACGGCATCTCGGAATATATGGTCCAGCCAGTGTCGATGTCTGACCTGATGGCGGCGATGTCGACGATCTTCATCGATCCAGATGCGGAGCCGATCGGCCGCAGCATCGCATTCATTGGCGCAAAGGGCGGAGTCGGGGCTTCGACGATTGCTCATAACTGCGCTTTCGGCATCTCCAACCTGTTCTCCACCGAGACTATTCTGGCAGACCTTGATCTCCCTTTCGGTACGGCAAACATCGATTTCGATCAGGATCCGGCCCAGGGAATAGCCGAGGCGGTTTTTGCGCCCGACCGTCTGGACGAGGTCTTCCTTGATCGCCTGCTGACGAAGTGCTCGACCCACTTGTCGCTGCTAGCCGCGCCGTCGATGCTCGACCGTGCCTATGATTTCGAAGGCCATGCCTTCCAGCCCGTGCTGGATGTGTTGCAGCGAAGCGCGCCGGTGACAGTCCTGGACATGCCGCACATGTGGTCGGAATGGACCCGGGCTGTGCTTTCGAGTGTCGACGACGTGGTGATTTGCGCCATGCCAGACCTCGCAAATCTTCGCAACGCCAAGAACATGCTGGATGCATTGCGCAAGATGCGGCCGAACGACAAGGTCCCGCATTTGATCCTCAACCAGGTAGGCATGCCGAAAAGGCCGGAAATCGGCATCTCGGAATTTTGCGAGCCGCTGGAAGTTGATCCGATAGCCATCATTCCATTTGACGTAGCCCTGTTCGGCAATGCGGCGAACAGCGGCCGGATGATTTCGGAGGTCGACGCAAAGTCGCCGATCGCAGAGACATTCTCCCAGATCTCCCACATCGTTACCGGCCGCATCGCAATGAAGAAGTCCCGCAAGGGAGGCCTGATGGGTCTTCTGACGCGCAAATAA
- a CDS encoding leucyl aminopeptidase family protein: protein MAPYQYIDRATPFNTKGGKTLPVFAVTPAHIETGTIDPIALDWARKTGYKADSGTLLLIPTEEGHLGGALFGLGANPSEQPYLTGRLARSLPPGDWHIETAPLTVHRLALGFGLGSYRFDRYKVDKTVAPTLMIPRDADAADIRRQLAGVFLARDLINTPTNDMGPGHLEEVFRALAAHYNAQCTVISGDDLLTQNFPLVHIVGRASADAPRLLELRWGKKGHRRITLVGKGVCFDTGGLDIKPSASMLLMKKDMGGAANILGLALMIMDAKLKVDLRVIIPVVENSISGNAFRPGDIYKSRKGLTVQIDNTDAEGRLILADALAYADEEAPDLMIDMATLTGAARVALGPDLPPLFTDDEGLADDLAEASLETDDPLWRMPLYMGYDKDIRTKFADITNAPAGGMAGAITAALFLKRFVTNTKSWAHLDIYGWAPSERPHSPGGGEAQAIRALYHYIRQKVR from the coding sequence ATGGCCCCCTACCAGTATATCGACCGAGCAACGCCCTTTAATACCAAGGGTGGCAAGACCCTCCCGGTCTTCGCAGTTACGCCCGCGCATATCGAAACAGGCACAATCGATCCCATCGCCCTCGATTGGGCTCGAAAGACTGGCTACAAGGCGGACAGCGGCACTTTGCTGCTTATCCCGACGGAGGAGGGCCACCTCGGCGGTGCCTTGTTCGGCCTCGGCGCCAACCCCTCCGAGCAGCCCTATCTGACCGGCCGCCTTGCCCGCTCGCTGCCACCTGGCGACTGGCACATCGAGACAGCCCCGCTCACGGTCCATCGGCTGGCGCTAGGTTTCGGCCTCGGCAGCTATCGGTTCGACCGCTACAAGGTGGACAAGACTGTCGCACCGACGCTGATGATCCCGCGTGATGCTGATGCTGCCGATATCAGGCGGCAGTTGGCTGGTGTGTTTCTTGCCCGCGATCTGATCAACACGCCCACCAACGATATGGGCCCCGGCCATCTGGAAGAAGTCTTCCGGGCACTCGCCGCCCACTACAATGCGCAATGCACCGTCATTTCAGGCGACGACCTGCTGACGCAGAACTTTCCGCTGGTCCATATCGTCGGCCGCGCCAGCGCCGACGCGCCGCGGTTGCTTGAGCTTCGCTGGGGCAAGAAAGGCCATCGTCGCATCACGCTCGTGGGCAAGGGTGTCTGCTTCGATACCGGTGGCCTCGACATCAAGCCGTCTGCCTCGATGCTTCTGATGAAGAAAGACATGGGGGGCGCTGCCAATATCCTGGGTCTGGCGCTGATGATCATGGATGCAAAGCTCAAGGTCGACCTGCGCGTCATCATCCCGGTTGTTGAAAATTCCATTTCCGGCAATGCCTTCCGACCCGGCGATATCTACAAGAGCCGCAAGGGCCTGACTGTCCAGATCGACAATACCGATGCGGAAGGTCGTCTCATCCTGGCGGACGCACTGGCTTACGCCGACGAGGAGGCCCCCGATCTCATGATCGACATGGCCACATTGACGGGTGCTGCGCGCGTCGCACTCGGTCCCGACCTGCCGCCGCTCTTTACCGACGACGAAGGCCTTGCCGATGATCTCGCCGAGGCGAGCCTGGAGACGGACGATCCCCTGTGGCGGATGCCGCTCTACATGGGCTACGACAAGGATATCCGGACCAAGTTTGCCGATATCACCAATGCCCCGGCTGGCGGCATGGCAGGCGCCATCACGGCCGCTTTGTTCCTCAAGCGCTTCGTCACCAATACCAAAAGCTGGGCGCATCTCGATATCTATGGCTGGGCGCCAAGCGAGCGGCCCCATTCGCCGGGCGGCGGTGAAGCACAGGCTATCCGCGCACTGTACCACTACATCCGACAGAAAGTCCGGTAA
- a CDS encoding CpaF family protein: MFGKRGNDGFGKGEGAPAPLQPRTSTAAVSASTVLMEPSRENTQRQQVAPPPIQTPQRRRPQRTEEYYDTKAQVFGALIDTIDLSQLSKLDGESAREEIRDIVNDIITIKNFAMSISEQEELLDDICNDVLGYGPLEPLLARDDISDIMVNGSGQTFIEVGGKTIESEIRFRDNSQLLSICQRIVSQVGRRVDESSPICDARLPDGSRVNVIAPPLAIDGPVLTIRKFKKDKLTLDQLVRFGAITPEGATILQIIGRVRCNVVISGGTGSGKTTLLNCLTRYIDEDERIITCEDTAELQLQQPHVVRLETRPPNIEGEGEITMRDLVKNCLRMRPERIIVGEVRGPEVFDLLQAMNTGHDGSMGTIHSNTPRECLSRIESMIAMGGFTLPAKTVREIIAGSVDVIIQAARLRDGSRRITQITEVIGMEGDVIITQDLMRYEIEGEDANGRIVGRHVSTGIGKPHFWDRARYYNEEKRLAAVLDEMEKQSK, translated from the coding sequence ATGTTTGGTAAGCGCGGAAACGATGGGTTTGGAAAAGGCGAAGGCGCGCCCGCGCCGCTGCAGCCGCGTACGTCGACCGCCGCAGTTTCGGCCTCTACAGTGCTGATGGAGCCGTCCCGCGAAAACACGCAGCGTCAGCAGGTGGCGCCACCACCGATCCAGACTCCGCAACGCCGGCGCCCGCAGCGCACAGAGGAATACTACGATACCAAGGCGCAGGTCTTCGGCGCTTTGATCGACACCATAGACCTGTCCCAGCTCTCTAAGCTCGATGGTGAGAGCGCGCGTGAGGAAATTCGCGACATCGTCAACGACATCATCACGATCAAGAATTTTGCGATGTCGATCTCCGAGCAGGAAGAGCTGCTCGATGACATCTGCAACGACGTACTAGGGTACGGTCCGCTCGAGCCGCTGCTGGCCCGCGACGATATTTCCGACATCATGGTCAACGGTTCCGGCCAGACCTTTATCGAAGTTGGCGGCAAGACGATCGAATCGGAAATCCGCTTTCGCGACAACAGCCAGCTGCTGTCGATCTGCCAGCGTATCGTCAGCCAAGTCGGCCGTCGCGTCGATGAATCCAGCCCCATTTGCGATGCGCGGCTGCCGGATGGATCGCGTGTCAACGTCATCGCGCCGCCGCTGGCGATCGATGGCCCGGTTCTGACAATCCGTAAATTCAAGAAGGACAAGTTGACGCTCGACCAGCTCGTCCGCTTCGGTGCGATCACGCCGGAAGGCGCCACTATCCTGCAGATCATCGGTCGGGTTCGCTGCAATGTGGTCATCTCTGGCGGTACCGGCTCGGGCAAGACGACGCTGCTCAACTGCCTGACGCGTTACATCGACGAAGACGAGCGGATCATCACCTGCGAAGACACAGCAGAACTGCAATTGCAACAGCCGCACGTGGTGCGCCTCGAAACGCGCCCGCCGAATATCGAAGGCGAGGGCGAGATCACCATGCGCGACCTCGTCAAGAACTGCCTGCGCATGCGCCCCGAGCGGATCATCGTCGGCGAAGTGCGCGGGCCTGAGGTGTTCGACCTTTTGCAGGCGATGAACACCGGCCATGACGGATCCATGGGAACGATCCACTCGAATACGCCTCGTGAATGCCTGAGCCGTATCGAGTCGATGATCGCAATGGGCGGCTTCACCTTGCCTGCAAAGACGGTGCGCGAAATCATCGCCGGCTCCGTCGACGTTATCATCCAGGCAGCGCGCTTGAGAGACGGATCCCGCCGCATCACCCAGATCACAGAGGTTATCGGGATGGAGGGTGACGTCATCATCACCCAGGATCTGATGCGCTACGAAATCGAAGGCGAAGACGCCAATGGCCGCATCGTCGGTCGCCACGTGTCGACCGGCATCGGTAAGCCGCATTTCTGGGATCGCGCCCGTTACTACAATGAGGAAAAGCGATTGGCAGCGGTGCTCGACGAGATGGAAAAACAATCGAAGTAG
- a CDS encoding type II secretion system F family protein: MSDIASQLTDPSLILAVVVSIAVFATFYTLAMPYFERGDLNKRMKAVSTERDQIRARERARMNDGGKATLRNQNNQSVRNIAERFNLKEALVDANTVNRLRAAGLRSENALNTFLVARFLLPFLFLALAGFWVFGLGNLESKGFMIRVLAVLGVGYLGFYAPNIYVSNRMGKRQKSIKRAWPDALDLMLICVESGISVEAGMRRVSEELAEQSPELAEEMVLTNAELSFLQDRRTALDNLAVRTQLENVKSVTQALIQAERYGTPVAQALRVLAQEGRDDRMNDAEKKAAALPPKLTVPMIVFFLPVLIAVILGPAILQVMDRFHN, encoded by the coding sequence ATGTCCGACATTGCCAGCCAGTTGACCGATCCCAGCCTGATCCTTGCGGTCGTGGTTTCGATTGCGGTGTTCGCGACGTTCTACACGCTGGCCATGCCCTATTTCGAGCGAGGCGACCTGAACAAGCGCATGAAGGCAGTCTCGACCGAGCGCGACCAGATCCGCGCCCGCGAAAGAGCGCGGATGAACGACGGCGGCAAAGCAACGCTTCGCAACCAGAACAATCAGTCGGTCCGCAACATCGCAGAGCGCTTCAATCTCAAAGAGGCGCTGGTCGACGCCAACACCGTCAATCGCCTGCGGGCTGCAGGGCTACGCTCCGAAAATGCCTTGAACACATTCCTGGTTGCGCGCTTCCTGCTGCCGTTCCTGTTCCTCGCTCTTGCAGGCTTCTGGGTCTTCGGTCTTGGAAATCTCGAGAGCAAGGGCTTCATGATCCGGGTGCTTGCGGTTCTAGGCGTAGGGTATCTCGGCTTTTACGCGCCGAACATCTACGTTTCGAACCGCATGGGAAAACGCCAGAAGTCCATCAAGCGGGCGTGGCCGGATGCGCTGGACCTGATGCTGATCTGCGTCGAGTCGGGAATTTCGGTGGAAGCCGGCATGCGCCGCGTCTCGGAGGAGCTTGCGGAGCAATCGCCGGAGCTCGCCGAGGAAATGGTGCTGACCAACGCGGAACTGTCGTTCCTTCAGGACCGCCGTACCGCACTCGACAACCTGGCTGTCCGCACGCAGTTGGAGAATGTCAAATCGGTCACCCAGGCGCTGATCCAGGCCGAGCGCTACGGCACTCCTGTTGCCCAGGCCTTGCGCGTGCTTGCCCAGGAAGGGCGTGACGACCGGATGAACGACGCCGAAAAGAAGGCCGCCGCGCTGCCGCCGAAATTGACCGTGCCGATGATTGTCTTCTTCCTGCCGGTGTTGATCGCGGTCATCCTCGGACCGGCCATCCTGCAGGTCATGGACCGGTTCCACAACTGA
- a CDS encoding type II and III secretion system protein family protein, with product MKKGATMRMTKPGTSRSLSALLAFSVAFGGLPLQIVPHFLSVDEALAETSDSIVTIAGIGNHKRLNLGLNKALVVDLPADAHDILVSDPTMADAVTRTSRRIYLFGKTVGQTNIFVFGANGEEVATLDISIERDITGLQANLKRFIPDSDIHVEIVSDNIVLTGTVRTPMDSSRAVDLAQAFLKGGEATTRNTTASGSGSSSAVAIFAENRQTSSIKNFLQIDGEDQVTLKVTVAEIKRSVLKQIGFDNLVGNSSGLAVAQLGVAGSDASTSTSGGGLSALFKGAIGKYDISTYMNALEQAKAIRTLAEPTLTAISGQAATFNSGGQTLYSSTDSDGKVTITPYTYGISLSFTPVVLSAGRISLHINTQVSEPVGTAGTATYNQRAADTSVELPSGGSIALAGLLSDNIQQITNGTPGASKIPILGALFRQKSVERDESELVIIATPYLVRPVARNALSRPDDNFSPANDAGAFFLNRVNKVYGRRDTPVADAEFHGSVGFIYK from the coding sequence ATGAAAAAGGGCGCGACCATGCGGATGACTAAACCAGGGACTAGCCGTTCGCTCTCGGCGCTGCTCGCATTCTCTGTCGCGTTCGGCGGCCTGCCCCTGCAAATCGTGCCTCACTTCCTGTCGGTAGACGAAGCTCTGGCCGAGACGTCCGACAGCATCGTGACCATCGCCGGGATCGGTAACCACAAGCGGCTGAATCTCGGTCTCAACAAGGCATTGGTCGTCGATCTGCCTGCCGATGCCCATGACATCCTCGTCTCCGACCCGACGATGGCCGATGCGGTGACACGTACCTCGCGCCGCATCTACCTGTTCGGCAAGACAGTTGGCCAGACAAACATCTTCGTGTTCGGCGCCAACGGTGAAGAAGTTGCGACCCTCGACATCTCCATCGAGCGCGACATCACCGGTCTGCAGGCCAATCTCAAGCGCTTCATTCCAGACTCGGATATCCACGTTGAAATCGTCTCCGACAACATCGTCCTGACCGGCACCGTCCGCACGCCGATGGATTCGTCGCGCGCCGTCGACCTTGCGCAGGCCTTCCTCAAGGGTGGCGAAGCAACGACCCGAAACACGACCGCTAGCGGCAGCGGGTCCAGCAGCGCAGTGGCAATTTTCGCTGAAAATCGGCAGACGTCCTCGATCAAGAACTTTTTGCAGATCGATGGTGAAGACCAGGTGACGCTGAAAGTTACCGTTGCTGAGATCAAGCGGAGTGTTCTCAAGCAGATCGGCTTCGATAACCTCGTCGGAAACTCGTCCGGCCTTGCAGTCGCCCAGCTGGGAGTCGCGGGCTCGGATGCATCGACATCGACAAGCGGCGGTGGCCTCTCTGCGTTGTTCAAGGGCGCGATCGGGAAGTATGATATCTCGACCTACATGAACGCTTTGGAGCAGGCCAAGGCCATTCGCACCTTGGCAGAGCCGACGCTGACGGCAATTTCCGGGCAGGCAGCCACCTTCAATTCTGGTGGCCAGACGCTCTATTCCTCGACTGACAGCGATGGCAAGGTCACGATCACCCCTTACACCTACGGCATCAGCCTCTCGTTCACGCCCGTGGTGCTCTCTGCCGGTCGCATCAGCCTGCACATCAACACCCAGGTTTCCGAACCGGTCGGAACGGCCGGTACAGCGACCTACAATCAGCGCGCCGCTGATACGTCTGTAGAGTTGCCCTCCGGCGGCTCCATCGCGCTTGCCGGCTTGCTGAGCGACAACATCCAGCAGATCACCAACGGCACTCCAGGTGCATCTAAGATTCCAATCCTCGGCGCCCTGTTCCGGCAGAAAAGTGTCGAGCGAGACGAAAGCGAACTGGTGATCATCGCCACGCCCTATCTCGTACGTCCCGTTGCTCGCAATGCGCTGTCACGTCCGGACGATAATTTCTCGCCCGCCAACGATGCAGGGGCCTTCTTCCTCAACCGTGTCAACAAGGTCTATGGCCGCCGTGACACTCCCGTCGCGGATGCTGAGTTTCATGGCTCCGTCGGCTTCATCTACAAGTAG
- a CDS encoding A24 family peptidase: MAVAAFSDLFTMTIPNRVSVILVGTFLLVAPFTGLPLTDIGMHFLGALIVFAVCFSFFALNIMGGGDAKLLSAAALWFGFDQSLLEFAIYVSVVGGLMTMLIFAMRARADILSVIGMSIPQSLTHAKKIPYGIAIGIGGFLAFPSSPLFLAALNQS, from the coding sequence ATGGCGGTTGCTGCGTTCTCAGATCTTTTCACGATGACGATCCCAAATCGGGTTTCCGTCATCCTCGTCGGCACATTTCTGCTGGTCGCTCCCTTCACGGGCCTGCCGCTGACGGATATCGGAATGCATTTTCTTGGTGCGCTGATTGTCTTTGCCGTTTGCTTTAGCTTCTTCGCGCTCAACATCATGGGCGGGGGCGATGCCAAGCTCCTGAGCGCCGCCGCCTTGTGGTTCGGCTTCGATCAGTCTCTTCTGGAATTTGCCATATATGTCAGTGTCGTTGGCGGCCTCATGACAATGCTGATCTTCGCCATGCGCGCCCGTGCCGACATCCTTTCCGTCATCGGTATGTCGATACCCCAATCCCTGACGCATGCTAAAAAGATACCCTATGGCATCGCCATAGGTATCGGCGGCTTCCTCGCTTTCCCGTCCTCTCCCCTGTTCCTGGCCGCACTCAATCAGTCCTGA
- the cpaB gene encoding Flp pilus assembly protein CpaB, translated as MKPARLIILVVAVGAAGLAGVLAMRLAGGRNVVPEVAAVMQREPSVKVLVAAANLPIGSRLNDSSIRWMDWPQAGVVKGVITETDRPDALKDMLGAVVRLPIFEGEPIREEKVADSNSRILSSLLPAGKRAVATEISVATGAGGFILPNDRVDILMVRKGDAAKFQTETILSNVRVLAIDQQIEQKPDGSKSAVGATATLELTPDQAKVLATAQQMADKLSMALRSVADAQEPDTGAADYLLSGDSGASVVQVIKSGAIVPSGAAIKVQ; from the coding sequence ATGAAACCCGCTCGCCTGATCATTCTCGTTGTTGCAGTTGGCGCGGCAGGTCTTGCCGGCGTACTGGCAATGCGCCTTGCGGGCGGTCGCAATGTCGTTCCGGAAGTTGCAGCGGTGATGCAGAGGGAACCCTCCGTCAAGGTTCTGGTCGCAGCCGCCAATTTGCCTATCGGCTCACGTTTGAACGATAGCTCGATCCGCTGGATGGACTGGCCGCAGGCGGGTGTGGTCAAGGGCGTCATCACGGAGACGGACCGTCCCGATGCGTTGAAAGACATGCTCGGCGCAGTTGTCCGATTGCCGATCTTCGAAGGCGAACCGATCCGCGAGGAAAAGGTCGCCGATTCCAACAGCCGTATTCTGTCCTCGCTTCTGCCTGCCGGTAAACGGGCCGTGGCGACGGAAATCTCGGTCGCGACAGGCGCCGGTGGCTTTATTCTTCCCAACGACCGCGTCGACATTCTGATGGTCCGCAAGGGCGATGCTGCCAAGTTTCAGACAGAGACGATTTTGAGCAACGTGCGCGTGCTCGCCATCGACCAGCAGATCGAGCAGAAGCCTGATGGCTCGAAGTCAGCCGTCGGTGCGACCGCCACGCTGGAACTGACCCCCGATCAGGCGAAGGTGCTGGCGACGGCACAGCAGATGGCTGACAAATTGTCCATGGCCCTGCGCTCCGTCGCAGATGCGCAGGAGCCCGATACGGGCGCTGCCGACTACCTGTTGTCCGGAGACAGTGGTGCGTCCGTCGTGCAGGTCATCAAATCCGGAGCCATCGTCCCAAGCGGCGCGGCGATCAAGGTACAATGA